One part of the Lapillicoccus jejuensis genome encodes these proteins:
- a CDS encoding glycosyltransferase — MTGRPVRPGRRAVDDAALEPVVAVVPLHRPDADVVAHVRSLAAQVAGRVVVVDDTGPLTDPDDHPDDHPDDHEAVLADLVALAPLGVVVERHGANRGIAAALGTGVASARRRWPGARAVLTVDQDSGLAADHVERLLAAAAAARAAGRRPGLVGPAAVEGLPPRTARGARPGDGSAEGFAPGREPVQSGLLVPLDVWDEVGGVDPGLVIDGVDSDLWLKVLDTGREVVVAPGLAVRHRLGSGRPVRLGGRTLVLPVSAPFRSYYLVRNRLRLAGRHGRRHPAWALGQLGGLVRHLLVVLLVDPPGRAERLRAAAAGVRDAVRRREGRRPGS, encoded by the coding sequence GTGACCGGCCGGCCCGTGCGGCCCGGCCGGCGCGCCGTCGACGACGCCGCGCTCGAGCCCGTGGTCGCGGTGGTCCCCCTGCACCGCCCCGACGCGGACGTCGTCGCGCACGTCCGCTCGCTCGCGGCCCAGGTCGCCGGGCGGGTCGTCGTCGTGGACGACACCGGGCCGCTGACGGACCCCGACGACCACCCCGACGACCACCCCGACGACCACGAGGCGGTGCTCGCCGACCTCGTGGCGCTCGCGCCCCTCGGGGTCGTCGTCGAGCGGCACGGCGCCAACCGGGGGATCGCGGCCGCGCTCGGCACCGGGGTGGCGAGCGCGCGGCGGCGCTGGCCCGGCGCCCGTGCCGTCCTCACCGTGGACCAGGACTCGGGCCTGGCCGCCGACCACGTCGAGCGGCTGCTGGCCGCGGCCGCCGCGGCGCGGGCGGCGGGTCGGCGACCCGGGCTGGTCGGCCCGGCCGCGGTCGAGGGGCTCCCGCCGCGGACGGCCCGCGGGGCCCGCCCCGGGGACGGTTCGGCCGAGGGCTTCGCGCCGGGTCGGGAGCCGGTCCAGTCGGGCCTGCTCGTGCCCCTGGACGTCTGGGACGAGGTGGGCGGCGTCGACCCCGGACTCGTCATCGACGGCGTCGACAGCGACCTCTGGCTCAAGGTCCTCGACACCGGCCGGGAGGTCGTCGTCGCCCCCGGGCTCGCGGTCCGGCACCGGCTCGGCTCGGGCCGACCCGTGCGGCTCGGCGGCCGCACCCTCGTGCTGCCCGTCTCCGCGCCCTTCCGCTCGTACTACCTCGTGCGCAACCGGCTGCGCCTGGCCGGGCGGCACGGGCGCCGGCACCCGGCGTGGGCCCTGGGCCAGCTCGGCGGGCTGGTCCGGCACCTGCTCGTCGTCCTGCTCGTCGACCCGCCCGGGCGGGCGGAGCGGCTGCGCGCCGCCGCGGCGGGGGTGCGGGACGCCGTACGGCGTCGGGAGGGGCGGCGGCCGGGGTCGTGA
- a CDS encoding GNAT family N-acetyltransferase: MSGASVELRPADDAPPGAPTRRYDVLDAAGRRVGGVVLADGPEPGGTVLRGGLDPAHRGAGLGRAALDAVLDLVLGDDPAGVLGDDAVGPTRGEAGRAARVEVRVDADDRAALRLLRRAGFRTVGTLRPGRPDPAEAFGAGTVLLERRAGDDVGVEPLVLPTLRTGHLVLRGFRDDDVPGPDEGPDEDSRLFLPAGAHPDAASYPAWLARVRRRQDAGEALTWAVTRAGEDHPLGYVVLFRLEATEPAEGAGGGQGELGYLLHPPARGRRVLPGAIAAVVAHAFAPVGDGGLGLRRLHAVTDRANLASQALLRGAGFRCWGTEHGAWRGADGEPRDGAAFELLAPDPWGGGPATTAPAARGLRLPRLEGLIVRLRPVTPDDLPRVVEGCRDVTTRHWLADLPHPYTLASAEQYLARTREHAADGSGLFLAVADVGDDRLLGAVGLMGLRTTPGQAEVGYWTHPAERDRGVMTEAVRLVVRHAFAPRDAGGLGLRRLTLRAADGNEPSQRVARSAGFTRTGRQRAAERLGDGRYVDLLDHDLLEQEWDARADGPT; the protein is encoded by the coding sequence ATGTCGGGCGCGTCGGTCGAGCTGCGTCCGGCGGACGACGCCCCGCCCGGGGCCCCGACCCGCCGGTACGACGTCCTCGACGCCGCCGGCCGCCGGGTCGGCGGGGTCGTCCTCGCCGACGGTCCCGAGCCGGGCGGCACCGTGCTGCGCGGCGGGCTGGACCCGGCCCACCGCGGCGCCGGCCTCGGCCGCGCCGCCCTCGACGCCGTCCTCGACCTCGTCCTCGGGGACGACCCGGCCGGCGTCCTCGGGGACGACGCGGTCGGCCCGACCCGGGGCGAGGCCGGGCGCGCGGCCCGGGTCGAGGTCCGGGTCGACGCCGACGACCGGGCGGCCCTGCGGCTGCTGCGACGGGCCGGCTTCCGGACCGTCGGGACCCTGCGACCGGGCCGGCCCGACCCGGCGGAGGCCTTCGGCGCCGGCACCGTCCTGCTCGAGCGGCGTGCCGGCGACGACGTCGGGGTCGAGCCGCTCGTCCTGCCCACCCTGCGCACGGGGCACCTCGTCCTGCGCGGCTTCCGCGACGACGACGTCCCGGGCCCCGACGAGGGTCCCGACGAGGACAGCCGGCTCTTCCTGCCCGCGGGGGCGCACCCCGACGCGGCGTCGTACCCGGCGTGGCTGGCGCGGGTGCGCCGCCGCCAGGACGCCGGCGAGGCGCTCACCTGGGCGGTGACGCGGGCCGGCGAGGACCACCCCCTGGGCTACGTCGTCCTCTTCCGCCTCGAGGCCACCGAGCCCGCCGAGGGGGCGGGCGGCGGCCAGGGCGAGCTGGGCTACCTCCTGCACCCACCCGCGCGGGGCCGGCGGGTGCTGCCCGGGGCGATCGCGGCGGTCGTCGCGCACGCGTTCGCCCCCGTCGGTGACGGGGGGCTTGGCCTGCGGCGGCTGCACGCCGTCACCGACCGGGCCAACCTCGCCTCGCAGGCCCTGCTGCGCGGGGCCGGGTTCCGCTGCTGGGGCACCGAGCACGGCGCCTGGCGGGGCGCCGACGGCGAGCCGCGGGACGGCGCCGCCTTCGAGCTGCTCGCGCCGGACCCGTGGGGCGGGGGTCCCGCCACCACGGCGCCGGCCGCCCGCGGGCTGCGGCTGCCCCGGCTGGAGGGCCTGATCGTGCGGCTGCGCCCGGTGACCCCCGACGACCTGCCCCGGGTCGTCGAGGGGTGCCGGGACGTGACGACGCGGCACTGGCTCGCGGACCTGCCCCACCCCTACACGCTCGCCTCCGCCGAGCAGTACCTCGCCCGCACCCGCGAGCACGCGGCCGACGGGTCCGGCCTGTTCCTCGCGGTGGCCGACGTCGGGGACGACCGGCTGCTCGGCGCGGTCGGGCTCATGGGTCTGCGCACGACCCCGGGACAGGCCGAGGTCGGCTACTGGACGCACCCCGCCGAACGGGACCGCGGCGTGATGACCGAGGCGGTGCGCCTCGTCGTCCGGCACGCGTTCGCGCCCCGCGACGCGGGGGGTCTCGGCCTGCGGCGGCTCACGCTGCGCGCCGCCGACGGCAACGAGCCGTCGCAGCGGGTGGCCCGGTCGGCGGGCTTCACCCGCACCGGACGGCAGCGCGCGGCCGAGCGGCTGGGCGACGGCCGGTACGTCGACCTGCTCGACCACGACCTGCTCGAGCAGGAGTGGGACGCCCGGGCCGACGGACCGACCTGA